A genomic segment from Aegilops tauschii subsp. strangulata cultivar AL8/78 chromosome 1, Aet v6.0, whole genome shotgun sequence encodes:
- the LOC109778033 gene encoding methionine gamma-lyase, whose product MAHVLAAAEPLTLLKRPPPQNDGFGDDNGSTEEKAPKARRRESDPAAALAAARHEFGEHGGVNMSIEASATFTVMEPDTMRRLFTGELGPERGDLYIYSRHFNPTVLALGRQMAALEGTEAAYCTASGMSAISCVLMQLVGAGGHVVASRCLYGGTHALLSRFLPRTSGVQATFVDADDEAAVRAAIRPGETRVVYVETMSNPTLAVADIPMLARVAHEAGAKLVVDNTFTPVVVSPARLGADVVVHSVSKFISGGADIIAGAICGPASLVNSMMDLQDGALMLLGPTMNAKVASELAARLPHLPLRMQEHSRRAAEFAARMRRQGLRVTYPGLPDHPHHARLRAMGNPGYGAGGMLCLDMGTEERANRLMYHLQNTTQFGLMAVSLGYYDTLMSCSGNSTSSEMDPEDRARAGISPGLIRMSVGYNGTLEQRWAQFERALALMQQQDTPAAAAKYGKAV is encoded by the exons ATGGCCCACGtcctcgccgccgccgagccccTCACCCTCCTCAAGCGCCCGCCGCCGCAGAACGACGGCTTCGGCGACGACAACGGCAGCACGGAGGAGAAGGCGCCCAAGGCGCGCCGCCGGGAGTCCGACCCGGCGGCGGCACTGGCCGCGGCGCGGCACGAGTTCGGGGAGCACGGCGGCGTGAACATGTCCATCGAGGCCTCAGCCACGTTCACCGTGATGGAGCCGGACACCATGCGCCGGCTCTTCACGGGGGAGCTGGGCCCGGAGCGCGGCGACCTGTACATCTACAGCCGCCACTTCAACCCGACGGTGCTGGCGCTGGGGCGGCAGATGGCCGCGCTGGAGGGGACCGAGGCCGCCTACTGCACGGCGTCCGGCATGTCGGCCATCTCCTGCGTGCTGATGCAGCTGGTGGGCGCCGGCGGGCACGTGGTGGCGTCGCGCTGCCTGTACGGCGGCACCCACGCGCTGCTGTCCCGGTTCCTGCCGCGCACCTCCGGCGTGCAGGCGACGTTCGTGGACGCGGACGACGAGGCGGCCGTGCGCGCGGCCATCAGGCCGGGGGAGACGCGGGTGGTGTACGTGGAGACGATGTCGAACCCGACGCTGGCCGTGGCCGACATCCCGATGCTGGCGCGGGTGGCGCACGAGGCCGGGGCCAAGCTGGTGGTGGACAACACCTTCACCCCCGTCGTCGTCTCGCCCGCGCGGCTCGGcgccgacgtcgtcgtccacagCGTGTCCAAGTTCATCAGCGGCGGCGCCGACATCATCGCCG GTGCGATCTGCGGGCCGGCGAGCCTGGTGAACTCCATGATGGACCTGCAGGACGGCGCGCTGATGCTGCTGGGCCCCACGATGAACGCCAAGGTGGCGTCCGAGCTGGCGGCTCGCCTCCCGCACCTGCCGCTGCGGATGCAGGAGCACTCGCGCCGCGCCGCCGAGTTCGCGGCCCGGATGCGGCGCCAGGGCCTCCGCGTCACCTACCCGGGCCTCCCCGACCACCCGCACCACGCCCGGCTGCGCGCCATGGGCAACCCGGGCTACGGCGCCGGCGGCATGCTGTGCCTCGACATGGGCACGGAGGAGCGCGCCAACCGCCTCATGTACCACCTGCAGAACACCACCCAGTTCGGCCTCATGGCCGTCAGCCTCGGCTACTACGACACGCTCATGTCCTGCTCCGGCAACAGCACCAGCAGCGAGATGGACCCCGAGGACCGCGCGCGCGCCGGCATCTCCCCGGGCCTCATCCGCATGTCCGTCGGCTACAACGGCACCCTGGAGCAGCGCTGGGCGCAGTTCGAGCGCGCCCTCGCGCTCATGCAGCAGCAGGacacccccgccgccgccgcaaagTACGGCAAGGCCGTCTGA
- the LOC109778034 gene encoding pyridoxal reductase, chloroplastic: protein MALSAAKAAPATPFSSQPHGGGVLLRRPPSPPPPAAALRLGPLFWPWQKVKVGPLSVSPMGFGTWAWGNQLLWGYQESMDSELQECFNLALKNGINLFDTADSYGTGKLNGQSERLLGKFIRECQGPIKSPDDVIIATKFAAYPWRLTSGQFVNACKSSLERLQIDRLGIGQLHWSTANYAPLQERALWDGLVEMYDKGLVRAVGVSNYGPKQLLKIHSYLASRGVPLSSAQVQFSLLSMGDEQMELKTVCDSLGVRLIAYSPLGLGMLTGKYDASNLPNGPRSVLFRQILPGLESLLSCLSGIADRKGKTMSQVAINWCICKGAIPIPGVKTVRHVEDNLGALGWRLSPDEISELEAAAMECPKKMVQNIFQTA, encoded by the exons ATGGCCCTGtcggctgccaaggcggcgccgGCGACGCCTTTCTCGTCGCAGCCGCACGGCGGAGGCGTCCTCCTCCGGCGACCTccgtcaccgccgccgcccgccgcggcGCTGCGCCTCGGACCCCTCTTCTGGCCGTGGCAAAAG GTGAAAGTTGGGCCCCTTTCGGTTTCCCCCATGGGTTTTGGAACATGGGCATGGGGCAACCAGCTGCTCTGGGGCTACCAGGAAAGCATGGATAGTGAACTGCAGGAGTGTTTCAATTTGGCTCTGAAGAATGGCATAAACCTTTTCGACACCGCCGACTCTTATGGAACTGGGAAGTTGAATGGCCAAAGCGAAAGGCTGCTCGGCAAATTTATCCGCGAGTGCCAAG GGCCAATAAAGTCTCCAGACGATGTGATTATCGCAACTAAGTTTGCCGCGTATCCTTGGCGACTAACGTCAGGCCAGTTTGTCAACGCCTGCAA GTCATCATTAGAAAGGTTACAGATCGATCGGCTCGGAATAGGGCAGCTGCATTGGTCTACTGCTAACTATGCACCTCTGCAGGAGCGCGCTCTCTGGGACGGTCTAGTTGAAATGTATGACAAG GGTCTTGTCCGGGCCGTGGGTGTGAGCAATTATGGGCCGAAGCAGCTTCTGAAGATCCACAGCTACCTAGCATCCAGAGGTGTCCCCTTGAGCTCAGCTCAG GTGCAGTTCTCGCTGCTGAGCATGGGCGATGAGCAGATGGAGCTGAAAACCGTGTGCGACTCTCTCGGCGTTCGTCTCATCGCTTATAGCCCTCTTGGGCTGGGCATGCTCACCGGGAAATATGACGCCTCTAACCTTCCAAATGGGCCAAG ATCTGTGTTGTTCCGGCAGATTCTTCCTGGGCTGGAATCCCTGCTGTCTTGCTTGAGTGGTATTGCCGACCGAAAGGGCAAAACCATGTCTCAG GTGGCTATAAACTGGTGCATTTGCAAAGGCGCAATTCCGATTCCGGGCGTGAAAACAGTCAGACATGTGGAGGACAACTTGGGTGCGCTCGGCTGGAGGCTGAGCCCTGATGAGATctcagagctggaagccgcggcgATGGAGTGCCCCAAGAAGATGGTTCAGAACATATTTCAGACCGCATGA